Proteins encoded in a region of the Rhodococcus sp. SBT000017 genome:
- a CDS encoding ABC transporter ATP-binding protein, with protein sequence MAQVTYEGATKLYPGSDVAAVESLDLAIEDGEFLVLVGPSGCGKSTSLRMLAGLEDVDYGAIKIGDRDVTSLAPKERDIAMVFQNYALYPHMTVAKNMGFALQISGMDKAEVGRRVEEAAKILDLTDYLGRKPKALSGGQRQRVAMGRAIVRNPQVFLMDEPLSNLDAKLRVQTRTQISLLQRRLGTTTVYVTHDQVEAMTMGDRVAIMKAGVLQQCASPKDLYERPVNAFVAGFIGSPAMNLFDVDVVAGNAKLGSLSVPIERSIADRIDCSRVTMGVRPEAWTLSDSGTDIVVDVVEELGADAYIYGHTAEDASNLGTVGAQIIARIPDIATPSQGDVIRIAPRAETVHYFSTTTGLNLRP encoded by the coding sequence ATGGCACAGGTCACGTACGAAGGAGCCACCAAGCTCTACCCGGGATCGGACGTCGCGGCAGTCGAATCGTTGGACCTCGCCATCGAGGACGGCGAATTCCTGGTACTCGTCGGGCCTTCCGGCTGCGGCAAGTCCACCTCGCTGCGGATGCTCGCCGGTCTCGAGGACGTCGACTACGGTGCCATCAAGATCGGCGACCGGGATGTCACCTCACTGGCACCCAAGGAACGCGACATCGCGATGGTGTTTCAGAACTACGCGCTGTACCCGCACATGACCGTCGCCAAGAACATGGGCTTCGCACTGCAGATCTCCGGAATGGACAAGGCCGAGGTGGGCCGACGCGTCGAGGAGGCCGCGAAGATCCTGGACCTCACCGACTATCTGGGCCGTAAACCCAAGGCGCTCTCCGGAGGTCAGCGTCAGCGCGTGGCGATGGGACGCGCCATCGTGCGGAACCCGCAGGTGTTCCTCATGGACGAGCCACTGTCCAACCTCGATGCCAAGCTCCGCGTGCAGACTCGCACGCAGATCTCGCTGCTCCAACGCAGGCTCGGCACCACCACCGTCTACGTCACCCACGACCAGGTGGAGGCCATGACGATGGGGGATCGCGTGGCGATCATGAAAGCCGGTGTGCTGCAGCAGTGCGCGAGCCCCAAGGATCTGTACGAGCGCCCGGTCAACGCCTTCGTCGCAGGCTTCATCGGCTCACCGGCCATGAACCTGTTCGATGTTGACGTCGTGGCAGGCAATGCGAAACTCGGATCGCTGTCGGTGCCCATCGAGCGTTCGATCGCCGACCGCATCGACTGCAGCCGAGTGACGATGGGCGTGCGACCGGAAGCGTGGACGCTCTCCGATTCCGGTACGGACATCGTCGTCGACGTCGTCGAGGAACTCGGTGCGGACGCCTACATCTACGGCCACACCGCCGAGGACGCGTCGAATCTGGGAACCGTCGGGGCGCAGATCATCGCTCGTATTCCTGATATCGCGACTCCGTCGCAGGGCGATGTCATCCGAATCGCCCCGCGCGCCGAGACCGTGCACTACTTCTCGACCACGACGGGATTGAACCTGCGCCCCTGA
- a CDS encoding cutinase family protein: protein MNKRLASYSIAALAVSAFFVAQPSGVANAAPCSDVDVSFARGTGEFPGLGITGRPFVDRLKSELSDRSVSTYAVNYAADFTQASAGPGSRDLVAHLTSVAASCPSTTFVIAGYSQGATVVTNAVGVRTTSSITGAVIPADLADRIDAVVVFGNPLGLRGSKIETASATYGPRTRSFCNFGDPVCQIGGFNAFAHVQYGTNGSTTEGAQFAAAQVRS from the coding sequence ATGAACAAGCGTCTGGCCTCTTATTCAATTGCAGCACTGGCTGTTTCCGCGTTCTTCGTGGCACAACCTTCCGGTGTCGCGAACGCTGCCCCCTGCTCGGACGTCGACGTGTCGTTCGCCCGCGGAACCGGGGAATTCCCCGGCCTCGGTATCACCGGCAGGCCGTTCGTCGATCGGCTGAAGTCGGAGCTGTCGGACCGCTCGGTCAGTACGTACGCGGTGAACTACGCGGCCGACTTCACTCAGGCCAGCGCCGGCCCGGGATCACGTGACCTCGTCGCACACCTCACGTCCGTCGCAGCGTCGTGCCCGTCGACGACGTTCGTGATCGCGGGCTACTCGCAAGGGGCCACGGTGGTGACCAACGCTGTCGGCGTGCGAACCACCAGCAGCATCACCGGAGCAGTCATTCCGGCCGATCTCGCCGATCGCATCGACGCAGTAGTGGTGTTCGGCAACCCGCTCGGGCTCCGCGGCAGCAAGATCGAGACGGCCAGCGCCACGTACGGCCCGCGCACCCGGAGCTTCTGCAACTTCGGCGATCCGGTGTGCCAGATCGGCGGTTTCAACGCTTTCGCGCACGTTCAGTACGGGACCAACGGGTCCACCACCGAGGGTGCCCAGTTCGCCGCGGCGCAGGTCCGTAGCTGA
- a CDS encoding SMP-30/gluconolactonase/LRE family protein: MLQDQPIRRSGPPRSSVPSHLDERTSERRSRSDVDGKLPLGRGRHRARGGGRTPGRCPRLWADQGYRCGSAARQPEGLAVDPEDGSIWSGSNRPNSAADVWHWAADSSLLATYSLADHVPAQHGVNGIALDGDGRVYALDYSGARAVRIDPATGTQTVYATFADLPNCAGTAGNPCEPSPVDRPAWPNWATFAPDGTMYVSDLNQATIWKVPSGGGAAEIWYQNAEFASIHGVNGKQFDAAGRLNFVVTMSLVPRVESFGRVVVHRLSATPGGTPGALEAVAVASQGDGSAIGSSGRIYLPIANPLYNAVEVVDPDTRSVVASLPTPVESITRSIPYSTPASVAFRGTSLIVSNHGLLAIDPHQWAILELGVGETGLPLHYPVGVA; this comes from the coding sequence ATGCTGCAGGATCAGCCAATTCGGCGATCTGGACCACCTCGTTCCTCGGTTCCATCACACCTCGATGAACGGACGTCGGAGCGGCGTTCTCGTTCTGACGTCGATGGCAAGCTGCCTCTAGGGCGCGGTCGTCACCGCGCCCGGGGCGGCGGCCGAACCCCTGGACGGTGCCCTCGACTATGGGCAGACCAGGGATATCGCTGTGGTTCCGCTGCCCGGCAACCCGAAGGACTGGCCGTCGATCCCGAGGACGGCAGCATCTGGTCGGGGTCCAACCGTCCCAATTCGGCTGCGGACGTCTGGCATTGGGCCGCCGACAGTAGCCTGCTCGCGACGTATTCCCTCGCGGATCACGTACCCGCCCAGCACGGCGTCAACGGCATTGCGCTCGACGGCGACGGTCGGGTCTACGCCCTCGACTACTCGGGGGCGCGGGCAGTGCGCATCGATCCGGCGACCGGAACGCAGACGGTCTACGCGACATTCGCCGACCTCCCCAACTGTGCTGGGACCGCAGGCAATCCGTGCGAGCCTTCGCCCGTCGATCGACCGGCCTGGCCCAACTGGGCAACATTCGCGCCCGACGGAACCATGTACGTCAGCGACCTGAATCAGGCCACCATCTGGAAGGTGCCTTCCGGCGGTGGGGCAGCCGAGATCTGGTACCAAAATGCGGAATTCGCCTCGATCCACGGTGTCAACGGCAAGCAGTTCGACGCTGCCGGACGGCTCAATTTCGTGGTGACCATGTCGCTGGTGCCGCGAGTCGAATCGTTCGGTCGTGTTGTCGTCCATCGACTTTCGGCGACTCCCGGCGGTACGCCAGGTGCTCTCGAGGCTGTGGCGGTCGCGAGTCAGGGTGACGGTTCGGCCATCGGGTCCAGCGGGCGCATCTACCTGCCGATTGCGAATCCGCTGTACAACGCCGTCGAGGTGGTCGACCCCGACACCCGTTCGGTGGTGGCGTCGCTCCCCACGCCCGTCGAGAGCATCACTCGGTCCATCCCGTACTCGACGCCCGCATCGGTCGCATTCCGCGGGACGTCGCTGATCGTATCCAACCACGGACTGCTCGCCATCGACCCACATCAATGGGCGATCCTCGAACTCGGTGTCGGAGAGACAGGATTACCGCTGCACTATCCGGTGGGAGTTGCCTGA
- a CDS encoding PQQ-binding-like beta-propeller repeat protein, which yields MNLTRSERWKLSALVLAMVVGAVFVAVRVATNERETVDARQSESVVESSLDSPPELAWTADVRALSDNEGDVLLSMPSLLDQYYGYSGLLDAGTVLIAATGYPLPAVDLSSGAEVGAVTLVGVDPDDGAPLWQTPIGRVSQCAPELESVLLACWGDRRVVSIDTSDGALVADVGTDFDVNGARIVDQTVFVSGNLDGTPVLTKGTPAAVESDFRRTFERSGDFSSVYVTPDRKSVMLTSRGDGTPQYIYTIFDLDSGAEVFAYEGDSVRSVGNGLWLSSVGSESGTVGTQNLLAADGSTIRAIPRPSYGASMYPSNPRNPPPMFLGDGAYDPDTGDELWRNPAVVQSEFSGTQSALVAVVDRVVIVTDPEAKTLTGLDIDDGAERWVTPWEDAYWVRSGLTDGKNFVFGDYQGTHSIDARTGEIGWSIPQPEGVDPRNMVVASAAGHMTRSWGDQFTVYR from the coding sequence GTGAATCTCACTCGTAGCGAACGCTGGAAGCTGAGTGCTCTTGTTCTGGCCATGGTTGTCGGCGCAGTGTTCGTCGCTGTTCGGGTCGCGACAAACGAGCGGGAGACCGTGGACGCCCGACAGTCCGAATCGGTTGTCGAATCGTCACTGGATTCGCCTCCGGAGCTCGCATGGACTGCCGACGTGCGGGCCTTGAGCGACAACGAAGGCGATGTGTTGCTCTCGATGCCAAGCCTGCTCGATCAGTACTACGGGTACAGCGGACTTCTCGACGCCGGAACTGTGCTCATCGCTGCCACCGGCTATCCGCTTCCGGCTGTAGATCTGTCGAGCGGTGCCGAGGTCGGTGCGGTCACGCTCGTCGGTGTCGATCCCGATGACGGAGCGCCACTGTGGCAGACGCCCATTGGACGGGTGAGTCAGTGTGCGCCGGAACTGGAATCGGTGTTGCTCGCGTGCTGGGGTGATCGGCGCGTGGTGTCCATCGACACGTCCGACGGGGCGCTGGTCGCGGACGTCGGAACGGATTTCGATGTGAACGGTGCACGAATCGTGGACCAGACCGTCTTCGTCTCTGGGAATCTGGACGGAACGCCGGTGCTGACGAAAGGTACTCCGGCGGCCGTCGAGTCCGACTTCCGCCGCACGTTCGAGCGGTCCGGCGACTTCTCCTCGGTGTATGTCACGCCGGATCGAAAGTCGGTGATGTTGACGTCCAGGGGTGACGGCACCCCGCAATACATCTACACGATCTTCGATCTCGACAGTGGCGCAGAGGTATTTGCCTACGAGGGTGACTCGGTCCGGAGCGTCGGGAACGGCTTGTGGCTGTCGAGTGTCGGCAGCGAATCGGGAACTGTGGGTACCCAAAACCTCTTGGCGGCAGACGGTTCGACCATCCGGGCAATTCCTCGGCCATCGTACGGAGCATCGATGTATCCGAGCAACCCACGGAATCCGCCGCCGATGTTCCTCGGTGACGGTGCCTACGACCCCGATACCGGCGACGAGCTCTGGCGCAATCCAGCCGTGGTGCAGTCGGAGTTCAGCGGGACACAGTCGGCCCTGGTTGCAGTGGTCGACCGCGTCGTCATCGTCACCGATCCGGAGGCGAAGACGCTCACCGGTCTCGACATCGACGACGGCGCCGAGCGATGGGTGACGCCGTGGGAGGACGCATATTGGGTGCGCAGTGGACTGACCGACGGGAAGAACTTCGTCTTCGGCGACTATCAGGGCACGCATTCCATCGACGCCCGCACCGGTGAGATCGGATGGTCGATTCCGCAACCCGAAGGTGTGGATCCGCGGAACATGGTCGTGGCCTCGGCTGCGGGACACATGACCCGATCGTGGGGCGATCAATTCACCGTGTACCGCTGA
- a CDS encoding GNAT family N-acetyltransferase produces the protein MELVFPSHDLRDVWLDCRSEWGPGFHEDGFGLTADDDVGSAQGFSDWVERLRDDVECTYRWIVEGERVLGGVALRHDSHEFAARLGHIGYGVRPSDRRRGVASWAVREVLTLASYMGMPRVTAVCEAGNAASIATLTRVGGEQVGLLGSAVRFRIPVP, from the coding sequence ATGGAACTTGTCTTCCCTTCGCACGATCTGCGTGACGTCTGGCTGGACTGTCGCTCCGAATGGGGGCCGGGGTTCCACGAGGATGGTTTCGGGTTGACGGCCGACGATGATGTCGGGTCCGCACAGGGCTTTTCGGATTGGGTCGAGCGGCTTCGGGACGACGTCGAGTGCACGTACCGCTGGATCGTGGAGGGCGAACGAGTGTTGGGCGGCGTCGCACTCAGACACGACAGCCACGAGTTCGCCGCCCGTCTCGGGCACATCGGCTACGGGGTTCGCCCGTCCGATCGACGTCGGGGAGTTGCATCTTGGGCAGTACGCGAGGTGCTGACGCTCGCCTCTTACATGGGCATGCCCCGGGTAACGGCGGTCTGCGAGGCGGGCAACGCGGCCTCGATAGCGACCCTGACGAGAGTCGGAGGCGAGCAAGTCGGCCTTCTGGGGTCGGCGGTTCGCTTCCGGATTCCCGTGCCGTGA
- a CDS encoding DDE-type integrase/transposase/recombinase, with translation MGLSRSTWHYRRSPRPAVEQPVHQRDRRYPNRIDSTDRVQVEALITTGWRAGNSVDHTFATAWDNGSMMASRRSWWRIAAAVLDQRSRPKTPTKKSTRTPRRMPVHTATAPGRVWSWDITDLHSPWRGASFKAYSIIDIHSRLIAGWRVEERESDHLAAEMFEKAIQRYGAPSFVHADSGPAMRSNTLETCLTAHGIELTHNRPYVSNDNPFSESEFRTMKYRPNYPGIFSGIDAARGHLTDYVHWYNTDHKHSGIALFSPADVHSGKWRQMWTDRDRAQQAYYDRHPERFRARPHTPRPASSVGINDNRLQTA, from the coding sequence GTGGGGCTCTCCCGCTCGACGTGGCACTACCGCCGCAGTCCACGTCCTGCAGTCGAACAACCTGTGCACCAACGTGATCGGCGGTATCCGAATCGCATCGACAGCACCGATCGAGTTCAGGTCGAAGCGTTGATCACCACCGGATGGCGGGCCGGCAACTCGGTCGATCACACCTTCGCCACCGCCTGGGACAACGGGTCGATGATGGCGTCGCGTCGCTCGTGGTGGCGTATCGCAGCCGCGGTCCTCGACCAACGCAGTCGCCCGAAGACACCGACCAAGAAGAGCACCCGCACCCCGCGCCGGATGCCCGTCCACACCGCCACCGCGCCCGGTCGGGTGTGGAGTTGGGACATCACCGATCTGCACTCACCGTGGCGCGGTGCCTCGTTCAAGGCGTACTCGATCATCGACATACACTCACGGTTGATCGCAGGGTGGCGTGTGGAGGAACGAGAGAGCGACCACCTCGCCGCCGAGATGTTCGAGAAAGCCATACAGCGTTACGGCGCACCATCATTCGTTCACGCGGACTCCGGTCCGGCGATGCGCTCGAACACCCTCGAGACTTGCTTGACCGCACACGGAATCGAGCTCACCCACAACCGTCCCTACGTCAGTAACGACAATCCGTTCTCCGAGTCGGAATTTCGGACCATGAAGTACCGCCCGAACTACCCTGGCATCTTCTCCGGCATCGATGCCGCTCGCGGGCATCTCACCGACTACGTCCACTGGTACAACACCGACCACAAACATTCCGGCATCGCACTGTTCTCACCCGCAGACGTGCATTCCGGGAAGTGGCGACAGATGTGGACCGACCGCGACCGCGCCCAACAGGCCTACTACGACCGGCATCCCGAACGGTTCCGAGCTCGTCCACACACACCCCGGCCCGCATCGAGCGTGGGAATCAACGACAACCGACTCCAAACAGCTTGA
- a CDS encoding MerR family transcriptional regulator, translating into MFSIGEFASIGRVSVRMLRHYDEIGLLTPARVDPFTGYRSYEGSQFEVLGRILMFKDLGFRLDEVTQIVHGQVSADRLREMLAAKRTDVARRLDLDAARLRRIDARLSHTEGISMITVDTKSLPPTRIALVSETAAGFGPENIGPVIGPMYARLAQTLAGHGVAFGPSSIAMYEAVDDGDGTGITVHAAFEVGPEVVSGEGYEVRELPPVELAVTTVHHGSMATIGETWEQFTAWIEANGYELSGICREYYLVSEPQPQENWVTELQQPVVRRQDA; encoded by the coding sequence ATGTTCAGCATTGGAGAGTTCGCATCGATCGGCCGGGTGTCGGTTCGCATGCTTCGGCATTACGACGAGATCGGGTTGTTGACGCCGGCACGGGTGGATCCGTTCACGGGCTATCGCTCGTACGAGGGTTCGCAGTTCGAGGTTCTGGGACGCATTCTCATGTTCAAGGACCTCGGGTTCAGGCTCGACGAGGTGACGCAGATCGTACACGGCCAGGTCAGCGCCGATCGGCTACGCGAGATGCTCGCCGCCAAGCGCACTGATGTCGCTCGTCGACTCGATCTCGACGCCGCTCGCCTGCGTCGCATCGATGCGCGGCTCTCCCACACCGAAGGGATTTCGATGATCACCGTAGACACCAAATCGTTGCCACCCACTCGTATCGCTCTCGTCTCCGAGACCGCCGCCGGGTTCGGGCCCGAGAACATCGGCCCGGTCATCGGCCCGATGTACGCCCGACTCGCCCAGACGCTCGCTGGGCACGGCGTGGCGTTCGGGCCGTCGTCGATTGCCATGTACGAGGCCGTCGACGATGGAGACGGCACCGGAATCACCGTGCATGCCGCATTCGAGGTGGGGCCAGAAGTCGTGTCCGGTGAGGGCTACGAGGTTCGCGAGCTACCGCCCGTCGAGCTCGCGGTGACCACCGTTCACCACGGTTCGATGGCAACGATCGGCGAGACCTGGGAGCAGTTCACGGCCTGGATCGAGGCCAACGGCTACGAACTCTCCGGAATCTGCCGTGAGTACTACCTGGTGTCAGAGCCGCAGCCGCAGGAGAATTGGGTGACCGAACTGCAGCAGCCGGTGGTTCGACGTCAGGACGCCTGA
- a CDS encoding sensor histidine kinase has product MNQALPIPLNPLRAWISQQWWLAVASLLAATFAGVGGWLIVGLLLLAVFALPFALSGVLVFVFTIVVLRWLDIAARAGVDVTSGIEITRPATIVYPTSWHKLVWCVRDVGLWKSLVYWIIRIPISAALLFLLPALFLVLPVLVVAPIAWLVTDPEGTGLEIAERVDFPLVACVGAVALAVLVAGVPPLTTLLAKVDWWSAAALLGQSESGKRVNELTMSRARVVDAADAERRRIERNLHDGAQQRLVSVAMSLGQAKSRVSATDDVVLKGLLDDAHREAKNAIGEIRTLTRGLHPPILTDRGLDAALSSVAALCTIPVSIDIDPALTGERRLDATAESTVYFVVSEALTNVGKHADASHVQVDVVRGESSVSVTVIDDGCGGAHLEPGGGLAGLADRLSGIDGTLTVTSPSGGPTRVEVTIPCE; this is encoded by the coding sequence ATGAACCAGGCATTACCGATTCCCCTGAATCCGCTCAGAGCGTGGATTTCGCAACAGTGGTGGCTAGCAGTGGCCTCGTTGCTCGCGGCGACGTTCGCCGGCGTCGGTGGTTGGCTGATCGTCGGTCTACTCCTACTCGCTGTGTTCGCACTGCCGTTCGCCCTCAGTGGCGTGCTCGTTTTCGTGTTCACAATCGTGGTCCTTCGGTGGTTGGACATCGCGGCACGGGCCGGCGTCGACGTCACCAGTGGCATCGAGATCACGAGACCTGCGACGATCGTCTATCCGACCAGCTGGCACAAGCTGGTGTGGTGCGTCCGCGACGTCGGGTTGTGGAAGTCACTCGTCTACTGGATCATTCGCATTCCGATCTCGGCCGCTCTGCTCTTCTTGCTGCCGGCGCTGTTCCTGGTCCTTCCCGTTCTGGTGGTGGCCCCGATCGCGTGGTTGGTCACAGATCCCGAGGGCACCGGACTGGAGATCGCCGAACGAGTCGACTTTCCGCTGGTTGCGTGCGTCGGTGCGGTAGCTCTGGCGGTGCTCGTTGCCGGCGTCCCTCCTCTGACAACCCTGCTCGCAAAAGTCGATTGGTGGAGCGCTGCAGCACTTCTCGGACAGTCCGAGTCGGGCAAGCGGGTGAACGAGCTGACGATGAGTCGCGCTCGCGTCGTCGACGCTGCAGATGCCGAACGGAGACGCATCGAACGAAACCTCCACGACGGGGCCCAGCAGCGGCTGGTATCGGTGGCAATGTCACTGGGGCAGGCGAAGTCTCGTGTATCCGCTACCGATGACGTGGTGTTGAAGGGTCTGCTCGACGATGCGCATCGTGAAGCCAAGAATGCGATCGGCGAGATACGGACGTTGACGCGAGGACTGCATCCACCGATCCTGACCGATCGAGGACTCGATGCGGCACTGTCTTCGGTCGCGGCGCTGTGCACAATTCCGGTGTCCATCGACATCGACCCGGCCCTCACCGGAGAGCGGCGTCTCGATGCCACCGCCGAATCGACGGTGTACTTCGTCGTATCCGAGGCCTTGACGAATGTCGGCAAGCACGCCGACGCCAGTCACGTGCAGGTGGACGTCGTGCGTGGAGAATCCTCCGTATCAGTGACCGTGATCGACGACGGTTGTGGTGGTGCGCATCTCGAGCCCGGCGGCGGACTGGCCGGACTGGCCGACAGGCTCAGTGGAATCGACGGAACGCTGACGGTGACGTCACCATCAGGTGGTCCGACACGAGTCGAGGTGACCATCCCGTGCGAGTGA
- a CDS encoding response regulator transcription factor, with the protein MRVIIADDSVLLREGVARLLVDTGAEVIGKVGDAGQLLTLMSATDPLPDVCVIDVRMPPTFLDEGLRAALVIRERWPDVGVLVLSQYVEETYAAELIRQSTDGVGYLLKDRVADVDEFADAVKTVAGGGTVIDPEVVQQILARAPRSDPLDSLTPRERDVLTAMAEGKSNAGIAASLVVGQAAVEKHIGNIFAKLGLLGDSADHRRVMAVLRYLGAIR; encoded by the coding sequence GTGCGAGTGATCATTGCCGACGACTCGGTACTGCTGCGTGAGGGTGTTGCGCGGCTGTTGGTCGACACCGGTGCCGAGGTGATCGGCAAAGTAGGTGACGCGGGGCAGCTCCTGACACTGATGTCGGCCACCGACCCCCTGCCCGACGTCTGCGTCATCGACGTTCGGATGCCTCCCACATTTCTCGACGAAGGCCTGCGAGCAGCACTTGTCATTCGTGAGCGATGGCCCGACGTCGGGGTACTGGTGCTCTCGCAGTACGTCGAGGAAACGTATGCGGCCGAACTGATCCGGCAGAGCACGGACGGCGTCGGGTATCTGCTCAAGGATCGTGTTGCCGATGTGGATGAATTCGCCGACGCGGTAAAGACTGTCGCCGGCGGCGGAACCGTCATCGATCCGGAAGTCGTGCAGCAGATTCTGGCGCGAGCACCGCGATCGGATCCCCTCGATTCGTTGACGCCGCGGGAACGAGACGTGTTGACGGCGATGGCCGAAGGCAAGTCCAATGCCGGTATCGCGGCCTCTCTGGTCGTCGGTCAAGCGGCCGTCGAAAAGCACATCGGAAACATCTTCGCCAAACTCGGCTTGCTCGGTGACAGTGCTGATCACCGACGAGTCATGGCAGTCCTACGATACCTGGGAGCTATTCGATGA
- a CDS encoding DUF4097 family beta strand repeat-containing protein, whose translation MNRIPLLRNALAITTAAVVIGLAGAGTTAAIALGFSVPKAQDYDYSVDHAIDGSRLTVTTGFAHLTFVPSPDDSLHVRARGIYRGDSPTIDIGADGSTVAVECSYDKYGSCDADVELQIPANLILTVNGAGGDVVLSDVAADVTVSTASGSVFARGSAGALLVDTRFGDVKISDATATAVEVSTTFGEITVESRTAPESVKTSNVIGDTTIGLPPAVAYAVEAESEKGDVSVDVINDPRSPKTLSAHSEEGQITVRPR comes from the coding sequence ATGAATCGAATTCCATTGTTGCGCAATGCACTGGCGATCACCACCGCGGCGGTGGTGATCGGCCTGGCCGGCGCGGGAACGACAGCCGCGATCGCGCTCGGCTTCTCCGTTCCGAAGGCTCAGGACTATGACTACTCGGTCGACCACGCGATCGACGGCTCTCGATTGACCGTCACGACAGGATTCGCCCATCTGACGTTCGTGCCCAGTCCCGATGACTCTCTGCATGTTCGAGCTCGCGGCATCTACCGAGGAGACAGCCCCACGATCGATATCGGTGCGGACGGATCGACCGTGGCGGTGGAGTGCTCGTACGACAAATACGGATCATGCGACGCCGATGTCGAATTGCAGATACCGGCTAATCTGATCCTCACGGTGAACGGAGCAGGCGGGGACGTCGTACTGTCCGATGTCGCTGCAGACGTGACTGTCTCGACAGCGTCGGGATCGGTGTTCGCCCGTGGATCGGCAGGAGCTCTGCTGGTCGACACGCGTTTCGGCGACGTGAAGATCAGCGATGCCACGGCGACCGCTGTCGAGGTGAGTACGACCTTCGGTGAGATCACCGTCGAATCTCGGACTGCGCCGGAATCGGTGAAGACAAGCAACGTGATCGGTGACACGACGATCGGGCTCCCACCCGCCGTCGCCTACGCCGTGGAAGCGGAATCCGAGAAGGGCGACGTTTCCGTCGACGTCATCAACGATCCGAGATCACCGAAGACCTTGTCCGCCCACAGCGAGGAAGGGCAGATCACGGTGCGGCCGCGGTAG
- a CDS encoding FAD-binding domain-containing protein, which produces MSELPTPPSIADGSTTEDVVDWVAEHLGDLTREGPDGISAGGIRGGQSAADTALAGLDITGYARDRSTVLPVDRRGASRMSPYIRHGLLTLREVWDAVSDAPPRDRSRYRDELMWQEYARHLYARTGSDLGRSLRREQPRPQGWTAQPWPEEMNCMSSVVGELHEVGWLVNQTRMWLASQWAVRAGATWRDGEDEMFAHLLDGSRAANRLGWQWTVGTGSGKVYGFSRWQVNKRAPFLCRNCALKDACPIENWPDDDLGPAVDGPDLNKAPIPAGPAHMEGTGAEQVWITAESLGTADPALAAETDRPAVFVFDEPLLRKLRLSGKRLVFLAETLGEIASTRPLEVRRGRVADELSGRALATTWAPVPGFSRIADAIAPVELHPWPWLVRPTTSSVRSFSAWRRSH; this is translated from the coding sequence ATGTCCGAACTACCCACTCCGCCGTCCATCGCCGACGGCTCCACCACCGAGGACGTCGTCGACTGGGTTGCCGAGCATCTGGGCGACCTGACGCGCGAGGGGCCGGATGGCATCTCGGCGGGAGGCATTCGCGGCGGGCAGTCCGCTGCCGATACTGCCCTGGCCGGGCTCGACATCACCGGATATGCCCGCGATCGCAGCACCGTTCTTCCGGTGGATCGCCGAGGCGCAAGCCGCATGTCGCCGTACATCCGCCACGGGCTGCTGACGCTGCGAGAGGTCTGGGACGCGGTGTCCGACGCTCCCCCACGCGACCGTTCTCGCTATCGCGACGAGCTGATGTGGCAGGAGTACGCCCGCCACCTCTATGCGCGCACCGGATCGGATCTCGGCCGTTCGCTACGCCGTGAGCAGCCGCGACCGCAGGGCTGGACCGCGCAGCCGTGGCCCGAGGAGATGAACTGCATGTCCTCGGTGGTGGGTGAATTACACGAGGTCGGTTGGCTGGTCAACCAAACTCGCATGTGGCTCGCCTCCCAGTGGGCAGTCCGCGCCGGAGCGACGTGGCGCGACGGCGAGGACGAGATGTTCGCCCATCTGCTCGACGGCTCCCGCGCCGCCAACCGCCTCGGCTGGCAGTGGACCGTCGGTACCGGGAGCGGCAAGGTCTACGGTTTCAGCCGGTGGCAGGTGAACAAGCGGGCCCCGTTCCTGTGCCGCAACTGCGCGCTGAAAGATGCGTGTCCCATCGAGAATTGGCCCGACGACGATCTCGGCCCAGCAGTCGACGGTCCAGATCTGAACAAGGCTCCGATTCCCGCCGGCCCAGCCCATATGGAAGGCACTGGCGCAGAACAGGTGTGGATCACAGCGGAGTCACTCGGCACCGCAGACCCAGCACTGGCCGCCGAGACCGACCGGCCCGCGGTGTTCGTCTTCGACGAGCCGCTCCTGCGCAAACTGAGGCTCTCCGGCAAAAGGCTGGTCTTTCTCGCCGAGACGCTCGGTGAGATCGCATCGACCCGCCCGTTGGAGGTGCGCCGCGGGCGAGTTGCCGACGAACTCTCCGGACGCGCCTTGGCCACCACCTGGGCGCCCGTTCCCGGCTTCTCCCGCATCGCCGACGCCATAGCCCCGGTCGAGTTGCATCCCTGGCCGTGGCTGGTGCGTCCCACCACGTCCTCGGTCCGCTCGTTCAGCGCGTGGCGTCGGAGTCATTGA